ATCTCCGCCAACTCGAAGTCGATGATGCAGAAACGCGCCAGCTTGTCCGAGTAGGTGATGTTCCGCGGCTCCGCGTCCAGATGCCTCACCCCGTAGTCCTTTTCCAGCGCGGCGAAAAGCTGGTCCGCCCGCTCTTTCGGAATATGGGGGGCGGGCATCCCGCAGTTCGAGGAAACGAAGTAGTTTTCCTCCGGATGCTCCTCGATCACCTTCGGCACGTAGGGGCACCCCCGCTGCTCGAGCACCTTCAGCACCTCCACCTCCGTGGCGTAGCGCTTGTCCGCATCCGTACCGCGCAGGCGCTTGTGGACATTCCCGTAGAAGTCGATGCGGACGTGGGAGCGGATTCCGTCTTTGATCGGTTGGATGGACATGCGAACTGGCGGACATGCTAGGTATCCGCGCGGCATGGCCCAGCCCAAACTTTCCCCGAGGCCGCGTCCGGAAAATGTTCCGTTGCCAGTACGGGTGGGCGGGTTTATAAAACCGCCATGTCAGCCGTTGCCGAACAGTCCGCAGTCATTGAGAAAACCAAAGAACTTTGCGCCGAAATCGTCGCGGATGCTTCCTTCCGTAAGAACCAGGCCAAGGTCGAGCGATTCCTCGCCGATGACGCCGCCCGCCTCCAGTACCAGAGCGTCCATGAGCGCGGTGACGAACTCGCCCACAAGCAGCGCGCCGGGATCGAGCTGAGCAAGTCCGAGGTCACCGAATTCGAAGCCGCCCGTGACGCGCTCTTCGCCAACGAGATCGCCCGCGACTTCCTCGAAGCCCAGCGTGAACTCGAGCAACTCCAAGGTGAGATCGCCAAATACGTGGGTGCCACCATCGAACTCGGCCGCGTTGCGACCGAGGACGACATCCAGGAGTCCGGCGGCTGCTGTGGTGGTGGCTGCGGTTGCGGCTGATAAGCCAACATTTCCAAGCGATCCGGAAGCTGCTTTGGGCGGTTTCCGGATTTTTTTTGGTGCAAGGTGGGGGGATTATGGTTCGTTTTGTGTCTGATTATGTTGTTTCGTTTCTGTTTTTGTCTGTTTCTGGCTAGTCCCGCCTTCGCCCTTGAGTTTCATGTTTCCCCCGCCGGGAAGGCGGATGCGCCGGGGACGAAGGAAGCGCCCTTCGGAACACTGGTCCAGGCAAGGGATGCGGTCCGTGCCCTGAAAAAGAAGGCTCCGGTCAATGAGGCCGTGACCGTGTGGGTACACGGCGGCACCTACGAAATGCAGTCTCCGCTGGCTCTGGATGTGATCGATTCCGGCTCGGAGAAGTTCCCGGTGACCTACCGCAGCGTGGAGGGGGAGAAGCCGGTTTTCATCGGCGCTCCGAAAGTGGAGGGATTCACGCCCCACCAGGGACAGATCCTGAAGGCGGACATCAAGGGGCTGGAATTCGGCAAGGCGGCGATCCGGCAGTTGCTTTTCAACGGCAAGCGCCAGCCTCTGGCGCGCTACCCCAACGCGGACCCTGCCGAGCCACGCTACACCGGCTGGGCATTCCTGAAGGAGGTGCCGAAGGACAAGATGGAGGGCCACGCCTGGAAGCGGGTGGCCTACCTGGACCCGAAGGACGTCCGGAAATGGGCGAAGCCGGAGGAGCTGGAGATGAACATTTTCGCAGGCTACGGCTGGTGGAACTTCATCATGCCGGTGGCCTCGGTGGATGCCGCGGCGAACACGGTCACCCTGCAGAAGGATTGCGGGTATGACCTCCATCCCCACAACCGTTACTTCATCCAGAACGCGCTGGAGGAACTGGACGCCCCCGGGGAGTGGTACATCGACCGTGGCACGGAGACGCTTTATTTCTGGCCACCGGCGACGGGCGGGGAGGTGCGCATCCCGAAGCTGGAGAGCTTCGTGAAGATGGCGGCCGCCACCAGGCACATCACCATCCGCGGCCTGCACTTCACGGGATGCACGGAAACCGCGATCAGCATGTCCGGGACGGAGAACTGCACCATCGCCGGTTGTGTCATCACGGAGACCGGCGGATGGAACGGCGCGGGGATCTCCATGCACGGGAAGAACAACCTGGCCACCGGCAATGACGTCTCCTACACCGGCAGCACAGGCATCAGCCTGGGCGGTGGTGACCGCGTGAAACTGGAGCCGGCGAACAACGTGGCGGACAACAACCACGTCCACCATCCCGGGATGATCCAGAAGAACGGCGCGGGCATCGGCCTCGGTGGTGTCGGCAACAAGGCGACCCACAACCACATCCACCACACGCCGCGGATGGCGGTCCAGTTCAGCGGGAACAACCTGGTGATCGACTACAACCACATGCACCACACCGTGCTGGAGACCCAGGATGGCGGCGCGGTCTATACCGGAGGGCGGGACTGGATCAGCTCACGCGGCACCTCTTTGAAATACAACTTCATCCATGACACCGTCGGCGTGGGGCAGGGATCGGAAGGGCTGAAGCACCCCCATTTCACATGGGGCATCTACATGGATGACAATGCCGGCGGGCTGGACATCGTCGGCAACATCGTGGTCCGCAGCGCGCGGGCCGCCCTGCATCTCCACAATGGCCGCGACCATATCATCGAGAACAACATCTTCGTCGATGGCGGTGAGCGGCAGGTGGAATACAGCGGCTGGAGCGGCAAC
The sequence above is drawn from the Akkermansiaceae bacterium genome and encodes:
- a CDS encoding serine/threonine protein phosphatase, with product MSIQPIKDGIRSHVRIDFYGNVHKRLRGTDADKRYATEVEVLKVLEQRGCPYVPKVIEEHPEENYFVSSNCGMPAPHIPKERADQLFAALEKDYGVRHLDAEPRNITYSDKLARFCIIDFELAEILPFPTPPEDASQPAANI
- a CDS encoding YlbF family regulator, encoding MSAVAEQSAVIEKTKELCAEIVADASFRKNQAKVERFLADDAARLQYQSVHERGDELAHKQRAGIELSKSEVTEFEAARDALFANEIARDFLEAQRELEQLQGEIAKYVGATIELGRVATEDDIQESGGCCGGGCGCG
- a CDS encoding right-handed parallel beta-helix repeat-containing protein → MLFRFCFCLFLASPAFALEFHVSPAGKADAPGTKEAPFGTLVQARDAVRALKKKAPVNEAVTVWVHGGTYEMQSPLALDVIDSGSEKFPVTYRSVEGEKPVFIGAPKVEGFTPHQGQILKADIKGLEFGKAAIRQLLFNGKRQPLARYPNADPAEPRYTGWAFLKEVPKDKMEGHAWKRVAYLDPKDVRKWAKPEELEMNIFAGYGWWNFIMPVASVDAAANTVTLQKDCGYDLHPHNRYFIQNALEELDAPGEWYIDRGTETLYFWPPATGGEVRIPKLESFVKMAAATRHITIRGLHFTGCTETAISMSGTENCTIAGCVITETGGWNGAGISMHGKNNLATGNDVSYTGSTGISLGGGDRVKLEPANNVADNNHVHHPGMIQKNGAGIGLGGVGNKATHNHIHHTPRMAVQFSGNNLVIDYNHMHHTVLETQDGGAVYTGGRDWISSRGTSLKYNFIHDTVGVGQGSEGLKHPHFTWGIYMDDNAGGLDIVGNIVVRSARAALHLHNGRDHIIENNIFVDGGERQVEYSGWSGNHPFFKNHHQMMIDGWDKVKDQPAWKGMRNMDFDPRNAVRPDGTIMSGNIATKNIIAWKDASVRYADLKSVSAEYNTFDRNVVWNGGQEINSSVVLTGADTGPELMEAAALLAGTAEGKVPKGWGWNHKPRKDLKLQAEPENVLRVEAATSDDPKNSKVSVHSPSMPVTAGSAYRAKMKLKGTKPGMRGSFSYAIFSAGNGYWQSDAKGVTLGTDWQEFELTGNMLRETDPKWKPWMKRFFIRVDLADSDGDVLVKDLTVHAAEPRDGWTSWQSQGWDKHSVLADPLFENAEKDDYRLKKDSPAFKLGFQQIPVEKIGQYDSEYRAKP